One genomic window of Vibrio parahaemolyticus includes the following:
- a CDS encoding S41 family peptidase, protein MKFQYSIATAVTLALLQGCGGGDGASPSINTSTNSAWTQGDYSKTSNEFANRCETPRTGLDPYAGYQPYPDKAGSALQEKLFLRAFTNETYLWYDEVPDRNPSFYSSVIAYFHSLVTSETTATGKTKDRFHFAIPYEDEMKSSQSGLVAGFGFNWSFIQTTEPRDVRISYTEDNSPAALNGIVRGDKLIKIGSIDVVNTSNNAEINTINTTLFSPEINKEYSFTFETVDGYRKSVILKAADVATSPVRNAKVIEHNGKKVGYLQYNSFEPSAQTPLINAFNKLAETQVDEIVIDLRYNGGGLVLQSSQVGYMLSGANKNRVFSELIHNDKIMKTIPNGDNIYPFTNVAIDWAAGKFSDQVLPTLGKQQVYVLTSGGTASSSELLMNALRGIDVNVIQIGSTTMGKPYGFAPEQNCGTMYYTIQFKSANEKQFGDFADGFVPTPKSQISSNLGLDNQVEGCWVDDDLTKPLGDTSERMLSAALNYMDTGTCPQVSPASFNTMPLNSDSPALKDHRSPLRTEAIHVEIN, encoded by the coding sequence ATGAAATTTCAGTATTCTATTGCAACGGCAGTTACTCTAGCGTTATTACAAGGCTGTGGTGGTGGCGACGGCGCTTCTCCATCCATTAATACGTCAACCAATTCGGCATGGACGCAAGGCGATTACAGTAAAACCTCTAACGAATTTGCCAACCGATGTGAAACGCCAAGAACGGGCTTAGATCCGTACGCGGGTTACCAACCATACCCAGACAAAGCAGGTTCAGCGTTGCAAGAAAAACTCTTTTTGCGTGCTTTTACCAATGAAACCTACCTTTGGTACGATGAAGTACCGGATAGAAACCCAAGCTTTTACAGCAGTGTCATTGCTTATTTCCACTCACTCGTGACTTCTGAAACAACTGCAACTGGAAAAACGAAAGATCGCTTTCACTTCGCTATTCCTTATGAAGATGAAATGAAATCCTCACAATCGGGATTGGTTGCTGGGTTTGGATTTAATTGGTCGTTCATTCAAACGACAGAGCCTCGAGACGTTCGTATTTCTTATACGGAAGACAACTCTCCAGCCGCATTAAACGGTATTGTTCGTGGAGATAAGTTAATAAAGATTGGCTCAATCGATGTGGTTAATACTTCAAACAACGCAGAAATTAACACGATTAATACCACGCTATTTAGTCCAGAAATAAATAAAGAGTATTCGTTTACATTTGAAACCGTAGATGGATACAGAAAGTCAGTAATACTGAAAGCCGCAGATGTTGCGACTTCTCCGGTTCGTAATGCGAAAGTCATTGAGCACAACGGTAAAAAAGTCGGTTACCTGCAATACAACTCGTTCGAGCCAAGTGCACAAACACCGCTCATTAACGCCTTTAATAAATTGGCAGAAACTCAGGTTGATGAAATTGTTATCGATTTACGATACAACGGCGGCGGTTTAGTGCTGCAATCTTCTCAAGTGGGATACATGCTCAGCGGCGCGAATAAAAATCGTGTCTTTAGTGAGCTTATTCACAACGATAAGATCATGAAAACCATACCTAATGGCGACAATATATACCCATTTACTAACGTAGCCATCGACTGGGCAGCAGGCAAGTTCTCAGACCAAGTGTTGCCTACTCTAGGCAAGCAGCAAGTTTATGTGCTGACCTCTGGCGGTACTGCCTCTTCAAGTGAATTACTGATGAATGCACTGCGCGGTATTGATGTTAATGTTATCCAAATTGGCTCAACCACAATGGGTAAACCTTATGGATTCGCACCCGAGCAGAACTGTGGCACCATGTACTACACCATTCAGTTTAAATCTGCGAACGAAAAACAATTTGGCGACTTTGCCGACGGTTTTGTTCCAACACCTAAGAGCCAAATTAGCAGCAACCTTGGTTTAGATAATCAAGTTGAAGGTTGTTGGGTAGATGACGACTTAACGAAGCCACTAGGCGATACATCCGAGCGCATGCTATCTGCCGCACTCAACTACATGGATACAGGAACTTGTCCACAAGTGTCGCCTGCGAGTTTCAACACAATGCCACTTAACAGCGACTCTCCAGCACTTAAGGATCACCGTTCACCACTAAGAACAGAGGCTATTCATGTTGAGATCAACTAG
- a CDS encoding aldehyde dehydrogenase (NADP(+)), with translation MNSQNSQVFYATNAFTGERLTTAFPVHGEMEVNQAAEAAAKIARSFRRLSNEKRANLLCSIASELEARREDIVACAHLETALPQARLEGEVGRTANQLRLFADVVKSGSYHQAIFDTPNPERQPLPKPDIRRQQIAIGPVAVFGASNFPLAFSAAGGDTASALAAGCPVIVKGHTAHPGTSQIVAECIENALNKEDLPSAIFTLLQGNKRELGQALVTHPKIKAVGFTGSVSGGRALFNLAQQRPEPIPFYGELGAINPTFILPEAMKNNASLAEQFVASMTMGCGQFCTKPGVVFALNTPETQAFIETAQALIRQQSPSTLLTQGIRETYENEVVKRAADQGINVTYSQADSPNVASALFVTDSQNWRTNPEWEEEIFGPQSVIVICKDFEDLLDLSETLSGTLTATIHATEEDSSLAEQLIPCLEEIAGRLVFNGWPTGVEVGYAMVHGGPYPASTHAASTSVGAEAIHRWLRPVAYQALPESLLPDSLKTSNPLNIQRTIDGKTS, from the coding sequence ATGAATTCGCAAAACTCACAGGTGTTTTACGCCACCAACGCCTTTACCGGTGAACGATTAACGACGGCGTTCCCCGTTCATGGAGAGATGGAAGTTAACCAAGCAGCGGAAGCAGCAGCCAAAATTGCACGCAGTTTTCGCCGACTCAGCAACGAAAAGCGCGCCAACCTACTCTGCTCTATTGCGTCAGAGTTGGAAGCAAGACGTGAAGATATTGTCGCGTGTGCGCATTTAGAAACAGCGCTTCCACAGGCACGTTTAGAGGGAGAAGTCGGTAGAACGGCGAACCAGCTACGATTGTTCGCAGATGTTGTAAAATCTGGCAGTTATCATCAAGCCATCTTCGATACGCCAAATCCTGAACGCCAACCTCTACCAAAGCCTGACATTCGTCGCCAACAAATTGCCATTGGCCCTGTCGCCGTCTTTGGCGCTTCGAACTTTCCGTTGGCATTCTCAGCCGCGGGTGGCGATACCGCATCTGCACTTGCGGCTGGATGTCCGGTTATTGTTAAAGGTCATACCGCGCACCCGGGAACGAGCCAAATCGTCGCCGAATGTATTGAAAACGCACTGAATAAAGAAGACCTGCCTTCAGCTATTTTTACTTTGCTTCAAGGTAACAAACGTGAACTTGGCCAAGCGTTAGTGACACATCCAAAGATTAAAGCCGTTGGGTTCACAGGCTCAGTTAGTGGAGGGCGTGCCTTATTCAACCTTGCTCAACAGAGACCTGAGCCGATCCCTTTTTATGGAGAACTCGGCGCCATTAACCCAACCTTTATTCTCCCAGAAGCAATGAAGAACAACGCTTCACTTGCAGAGCAGTTTGTCGCATCAATGACCATGGGCTGCGGCCAGTTTTGTACAAAACCGGGAGTAGTGTTCGCGTTGAATACTCCAGAAACACAAGCCTTTATCGAAACCGCTCAGGCTTTGATTCGTCAACAGTCCCCTTCTACGCTTCTCACTCAAGGTATCCGAGAAACCTATGAGAACGAAGTCGTCAAGCGGGCCGCTGATCAGGGTATTAACGTGACTTACTCTCAGGCTGACTCTCCAAATGTCGCCTCTGCGCTGTTTGTCACCGACAGCCAAAACTGGCGCACAAACCCAGAATGGGAAGAAGAGATTTTCGGCCCTCAATCAGTGATTGTTATCTGTAAGGACTTCGAGGATTTACTCGATCTAAGTGAAACACTGAGCGGCACCCTCACCGCTACCATCCACGCGACTGAAGAAGATTCATCACTCGCTGAGCAGTTGATTCCATGCCTGGAAGAAATTGCCGGACGCCTGGTGTTCAATGGCTGGCCAACTGGCGTAGAGGTTGGTTATGCGATGGTTCATGGTGGGCCATATCCTGCGTCGACCCATGCGGCATCAACCTCTGTCGGAGCAGAGGCCATTCACCGTTGGTTACGCCCGGTCGCTTACCAAGCGTTGCCAGAAAGCTTGTTGCCCGATTCATTAAAAACATCTAACCCGTTAAATATCCAACGCACTATCGACGGTAAAACGTCATAA
- a CDS encoding 4-hydroxyproline epimerase, giving the protein MRQGTFFCIDAHTCGNPVRLVAGGVPPLEGNTMSEKRQYFLEHYDWIRQALMFEPRGHSMMSGSVVLPPCSDNADASILFIETSGCLPMCGHGTIGTVTTAIENRLITPKEEGRLILDVPAGQIEVHYQTKGDKVTSVKIFNVPAYLAHQDVTVEIEGLGEITVDVAYGGNYYVIVDPQENYAGLENYSPDEILMLSPKVRTAVSNAVECIHPNDPTVCGVSHVLWTGKPTQDGATARNAVFYGDKALDRSPCGTGTSARMAQWHAKGKLKSGEDFVHESIIGSLFNGRIEGITEVNGQTAILPSIEGWAQVYGHNTIWVDDEDPYAYGFEVK; this is encoded by the coding sequence ATGAGACAAGGAACCTTTTTCTGTATCGATGCCCATACCTGTGGAAACCCAGTGAGATTGGTGGCTGGTGGTGTTCCACCACTTGAGGGCAACACGATGAGTGAAAAGCGTCAGTATTTCTTAGAGCATTATGATTGGATTCGACAAGCACTGATGTTTGAACCGCGTGGCCATTCAATGATGTCGGGCTCCGTTGTTTTACCGCCTTGCAGCGACAATGCAGATGCTTCCATCCTTTTTATTGAAACCAGCGGCTGCCTGCCTATGTGTGGACACGGCACCATTGGTACCGTGACCACCGCCATCGAAAATCGTTTGATTACGCCGAAAGAGGAAGGACGTTTGATCCTCGACGTGCCAGCCGGCCAAATAGAAGTCCACTACCAAACCAAAGGTGACAAGGTCACGTCAGTAAAGATTTTTAATGTTCCAGCTTATCTTGCGCATCAAGATGTCACGGTTGAAATCGAAGGTTTAGGAGAAATCACGGTAGATGTCGCTTATGGCGGCAACTACTACGTCATTGTTGATCCACAAGAAAATTATGCGGGACTCGAGAACTACTCCCCTGATGAGATTTTAATGCTCTCCCCCAAAGTGCGCACCGCCGTTTCTAATGCAGTGGAATGCATCCATCCAAATGATCCCACGGTTTGCGGCGTTTCCCATGTACTTTGGACAGGGAAACCAACGCAAGACGGCGCAACGGCTCGCAATGCCGTTTTTTATGGCGATAAAGCGCTCGACCGATCGCCATGTGGAACCGGCACGAGCGCACGTATGGCGCAATGGCACGCGAAAGGAAAACTCAAATCAGGCGAAGATTTCGTGCATGAAAGCATCATCGGTAGCCTATTTAACGGCCGTATTGAGGGTATCACCGAAGTAAACGGGCAAACGGCGATTTTGCCGAGCATTGAAGGTTGGGCACAAGTGTATGGCCACAACACCATTTGGGTCGATGACGAAGACCCGTACGCGTACGGATTTGAAGTGAAATAG
- a CDS encoding NAD(P)/FAD-dependent oxidoreductase, with product MLGKEELRNQSIAVIGAGIIGLSIGLKLQQQGYRVTIFDPNGVGNGCSKGNAGHIATEQVFPLATPALIPQLPKMLLSSTSPVSIRWQDLPNTVGWMMRFLLKAKPSAAKASTQAITSLNTRAVQSWNLLLDSIGKSGLIKMDGSLLTFESESLFEGYQSTLDELAEQGVRYELWTQNEIRRRLPELSRKVRFGVFFPETGHTINPYALCVELSNAFEKLAGSLVHEEVDAVSKNGDVLVNTQRMSFDKIVVAAGVHSKALVRQLTGVNVPIQAERGYHLMMNDKRESLPFPISSADRKFIMTPMSEGLRLAGTVEYADVKSPPNMKRAEMLYQQGSAMFESGLNPLKQQEQWMGNRPSTIDSLPVIDQCFNGKILLAFGHQHLGLTQAAITADLISELVADKPTSVNIAPFTLQRFA from the coding sequence ATGTTGGGTAAGGAAGAACTCAGAAATCAAAGCATCGCGGTTATAGGGGCGGGAATCATCGGTTTGTCGATTGGCTTAAAACTGCAACAGCAGGGGTATCGCGTCACCATTTTTGATCCGAATGGAGTGGGCAATGGGTGCTCGAAAGGTAATGCCGGGCACATCGCGACCGAGCAAGTTTTTCCTCTTGCCACGCCGGCCTTGATCCCTCAATTACCCAAGATGTTATTGAGTTCGACAAGTCCAGTTTCTATTCGTTGGCAAGACTTGCCCAATACCGTCGGTTGGATGATGCGCTTTTTATTGAAAGCCAAACCTTCAGCGGCAAAAGCTTCCACGCAGGCGATAACAAGCCTTAACACGCGAGCCGTTCAGAGTTGGAATCTGTTATTAGATTCGATCGGAAAAAGTGGGCTGATTAAGATGGATGGTTCACTGCTGACGTTTGAAAGCGAAAGCTTGTTTGAAGGTTATCAAAGTACGCTTGATGAGTTAGCGGAACAAGGTGTTCGGTACGAGCTTTGGACGCAAAACGAAATCCGACGTCGGCTTCCTGAACTCAGCAGAAAGGTACGGTTTGGCGTCTTTTTTCCAGAAACAGGACATACAATAAACCCTTATGCACTCTGCGTTGAGCTAAGTAATGCATTTGAAAAACTCGCAGGTTCACTTGTCCATGAAGAAGTAGACGCAGTAAGTAAAAACGGCGATGTCTTGGTCAATACTCAGCGAATGTCTTTTGACAAAATTGTGGTCGCAGCGGGTGTTCATTCTAAAGCTTTGGTTCGCCAGTTAACCGGTGTGAATGTCCCGATACAAGCTGAGCGAGGCTACCATCTCATGATGAATGACAAGCGTGAGTCATTGCCGTTTCCTATCAGTTCTGCCGACAGAAAGTTCATTATGACGCCCATGTCTGAAGGCTTACGTTTGGCGGGAACGGTCGAGTATGCCGATGTGAAATCGCCACCAAACATGAAGCGCGCAGAGATGTTGTATCAGCAGGGGAGCGCGATGTTTGAGTCCGGTTTAAATCCGTTAAAACAGCAGGAACAGTGGATGGGAAATCGACCTTCAACAATCGACTCGTTGCCGGTAATCGACCAGTGTTTTAATGGCAAGATATTGCTGGCATTTGGTCATCAGCACTTGGGATTGACTCAAGCGGCGATCACTGCAGACCTAATCTCTGAGCTCGTTGCAGACAAGCCAACATCGGTGAATATTGCGCCGTTCACACTACAGCGATTTGCCTAA
- a CDS encoding polyamine ABC transporter substrate-binding protein, which yields MSRMTKTPLVMLISGMLLGTSAYAEDKLTVVSWGGAFTKSQVEAYHKPFIQKTGVEIVSEDFSGGLAEIKAQVEANNVRWDLVSLDKPDIVRGCAEGLLEPVNPSILPPGADGTPAKEDFIDGAIHECAINTIVVSTVLAVNEDAFKGKAAPTKLTDLFDLTNFPGRRALQKQPQGNLEWALLADGVKPDEVYRLLETEEGRARAFAKLDTIKPQVLWWTTGAQPPQMLADKEVVIASAFNGRIHNARKDEGQPFRIIWDHQMGYMNGWAIPKGSANTKLALDFIAFSSGTKPLADQAKYVAYGPTRKSSSAEVSPEILANLPTAPQNFKTAFLINDEWWSDYADELNEEFNTWLLN from the coding sequence ATGTCACGAATGACGAAAACACCACTGGTGATGTTGATTTCAGGAATGCTGTTGGGTACCTCGGCATACGCTGAAGATAAACTAACGGTCGTCTCATGGGGTGGCGCTTTCACCAAAAGCCAAGTAGAGGCTTACCACAAACCATTCATCCAAAAGACTGGTGTTGAGATCGTATCGGAGGATTTCAGTGGCGGTTTGGCGGAGATTAAAGCGCAAGTAGAAGCAAACAACGTGCGTTGGGATTTGGTCTCGCTGGATAAACCAGACATTGTTCGAGGCTGCGCGGAAGGGCTTTTGGAACCCGTCAACCCGAGTATTCTGCCTCCCGGCGCTGACGGGACACCAGCAAAAGAGGATTTCATCGATGGGGCGATCCACGAGTGTGCGATTAACACCATTGTCGTATCGACCGTCTTAGCGGTGAACGAGGATGCTTTCAAAGGTAAAGCGGCACCAACCAAGTTGACGGACCTTTTTGATTTAACAAACTTTCCCGGTCGACGAGCGCTACAAAAGCAACCTCAAGGTAACCTTGAATGGGCATTATTGGCCGATGGCGTTAAACCTGACGAAGTTTACCGCCTACTAGAAACTGAAGAGGGGCGAGCACGCGCCTTTGCCAAACTCGACACCATCAAACCGCAAGTGCTTTGGTGGACGACAGGTGCGCAGCCACCACAAATGTTGGCAGATAAAGAAGTGGTAATCGCGTCTGCTTTCAATGGCCGGATACACAACGCGCGTAAAGATGAAGGCCAACCATTTCGCATCATTTGGGATCATCAAATGGGTTATATGAACGGCTGGGCTATTCCTAAAGGAAGCGCGAATACCAAACTTGCCCTCGATTTCATTGCTTTTTCTTCGGGTACTAAGCCTTTGGCAGATCAAGCTAAATACGTCGCGTATGGCCCGACTCGTAAGTCTTCCTCCGCGGAAGTAAGCCCAGAGATTCTGGCGAACCTGCCGACCGCGCCTCAGAACTTTAAAACGGCGTTTTTGATTAACGACGAATGGTGGTCTGATTATGCCGATGAGTTGAATGAAGAGTTCAATACTTGGCTGCTTAATTAG
- a CDS encoding ornithine cyclodeaminase family protein, protein MKVIDAQQVAQSLSMHSLIETMRDIYAQPATIPQRRVMSLEEGKYEAFALLPAWNQELIAVKAFTYFPENPLQGKDTLASKLLVFKRGDGEPIALVDGKVLTFWRTAAASALAADYLARKNASRLLICGTGNLAPYFAWAYAAIRPLKQVYVWGRNPEKAASTVDQILSSSEYQSLPEARQFSVSVVENVEQVIDQVDIISCITASAQPLFNGSDVQPGTHIDLVGNHDLDKRECDSVSVQRANVYVDSRINVLAEAGDLLIPIQEGVFTPEDIYGELPELCAQQVQGRQSDEVITLYKSVGSALADLAAVKAVLLKHGVESQI, encoded by the coding sequence ATGAAAGTCATCGATGCACAGCAAGTCGCGCAAAGTTTGAGTATGCACTCTTTGATTGAAACCATGCGAGACATCTATGCACAGCCTGCCACGATTCCGCAGCGCAGAGTGATGTCATTAGAAGAGGGGAAGTATGAAGCTTTTGCTTTACTGCCCGCATGGAACCAAGAACTGATTGCCGTTAAGGCATTTACTTACTTTCCTGAGAATCCTCTGCAAGGCAAAGATACTTTGGCATCTAAGTTGTTGGTCTTCAAACGCGGAGATGGTGAACCTATCGCGCTGGTGGACGGTAAAGTCTTAACTTTTTGGCGCACAGCTGCCGCATCTGCTTTAGCCGCCGATTACTTAGCGCGCAAAAACGCCTCCCGCTTGTTGATTTGTGGTACTGGCAACTTAGCCCCTTATTTTGCGTGGGCTTACGCAGCGATTCGACCACTCAAACAAGTTTATGTTTGGGGACGAAACCCAGAAAAGGCTGCCTCAACGGTGGATCAGATTCTGTCTTCCTCTGAATATCAATCACTGCCAGAAGCGCGCCAGTTCTCTGTGTCTGTGGTCGAAAACGTTGAGCAAGTGATTGATCAAGTCGACATCATAAGTTGCATTACTGCGTCTGCTCAGCCTTTGTTTAATGGCTCTGATGTGCAGCCGGGAACACACATTGATCTGGTCGGTAATCACGACTTAGACAAGCGTGAATGTGATTCTGTCTCGGTACAACGAGCGAATGTGTATGTCGACAGCCGCATTAATGTGTTGGCGGAAGCGGGAGATTTGCTGATCCCAATACAAGAGGGGGTATTCACACCTGAAGACATTTATGGGGAGTTGCCTGAGCTTTGCGCTCAGCAAGTGCAAGGGCGTCAAAGTGACGAGGTGATTACCTTATATAAATCGGTTGGCAGTGCCTTGGCTGATTTAGCCGCAGTAAAAGCGGTGTTGTTAAAACATGGCGTTGAAAGCCAAATTTGA
- a CDS encoding dihydrodipicolinate synthase family protein, translating into MKVDWKGVYPAVSTQFRQDQSIDLDATQTVIDNQIKDGVNGIICLGTVGENCALYPEEKRQVLQAAKEVVNGRVPLIAGTAESITTAAIDYMQDAHKIGIDGCMVMPAMVYRTSESETYDYYRTLAEATPEMPIMIYNNPVAYGVDVNLDIMAKLAEFDSIVAIKESTTDTRRITELYNKFDDRFTVFSGVDDIALESLMLGATGWISGLTNAFPEESVAIYKLASQGRYAEALEIYRWFLPLLRLDTIPTLVQCIKLAEQVCGRGSEQVRAPRQLLKGEERQQVIQMVEHALATRLDLSKYNL; encoded by the coding sequence ATGAAAGTAGATTGGAAAGGTGTTTATCCGGCGGTCAGTACGCAGTTTCGTCAAGATCAGTCCATTGACCTAGACGCAACACAAACCGTTATCGATAACCAAATTAAAGATGGTGTGAACGGCATTATTTGCCTTGGTACGGTAGGTGAGAACTGCGCGCTATATCCGGAAGAAAAGCGTCAGGTGCTACAAGCTGCCAAAGAAGTGGTTAATGGTCGTGTTCCTCTTATTGCTGGTACGGCAGAGTCAATTACCACAGCGGCTATCGATTACATGCAAGACGCGCACAAAATTGGTATCGACGGGTGTATGGTGATGCCTGCGATGGTCTACCGCACGTCTGAAAGCGAAACATATGATTACTACCGCACGCTGGCAGAAGCGACACCAGAGATGCCTATCATGATTTACAACAACCCTGTTGCGTACGGCGTCGATGTAAATCTCGATATCATGGCGAAGCTGGCTGAGTTTGACAGCATTGTTGCAATCAAAGAGTCGACTACCGACACGCGTCGTATCACTGAGCTTTACAACAAGTTCGATGATCGTTTTACCGTGTTCAGCGGTGTTGATGATATTGCGCTTGAGTCGCTGATGTTAGGAGCGACAGGCTGGATTTCTGGCTTAACCAATGCGTTCCCAGAAGAATCAGTTGCAATTTACAAGCTGGCGAGCCAAGGCCGTTATGCAGAAGCGTTAGAAATTTACCGTTGGTTCTTACCGCTGCTGCGTCTCGACACCATTCCTACGCTGGTTCAGTGCATTAAGCTTGCTGAACAAGTGTGTGGCCGTGGTTCAGAGCAAGTTCGTGCACCGCGCCAACTGCTTAAAGGTGAGGAGCGTCAACAAGTGATCCAGATGGTGGAGCACGCACTTGCTACCCGCTTAGACCTATCAAAATACAATCTGTAA
- a CDS encoding ABC transporter ATP-binding protein, translating into MSTANKDYVSFQHVKKTYDGANLVVKDFNLDIAPGEFVTMLGPSGSGKTTCLMMLAGFETATGGEIYIDGVPVNNLAPHKRDIGMVFQNYALFPHMTIAENLAFPLKVRKLDNQTIQNKVQSALDMVELGHVASRYPKQLSGGQQQRVALARALVFEPKLVLMDEPLGALDKQLREQMQMEIKHLHEKLGITILYVTHDQDEALTMSDRIAVFNQGEVQQLAPPTELYESPSNAFVAQFIGENNQLSGVVKEWQSERCQVQVGPAHFVAKPVRVTQNGEHTTLSIRPEKISIQPDDESCDNQIEGVLRELIYHGDHYRLVVDVELVGQFVVKVPNDNRTHLNLIPGTVCRIGWQSTDCHALDAIQPETEEVAA; encoded by the coding sequence ATGAGCACAGCAAACAAGGATTATGTGAGCTTTCAACATGTTAAGAAAACCTACGACGGTGCAAACTTGGTGGTTAAAGACTTCAACTTAGACATAGCACCCGGAGAGTTTGTCACCATGTTGGGGCCTTCTGGATCAGGCAAAACAACGTGTCTGATGATGCTGGCGGGTTTTGAAACGGCAACAGGCGGAGAGATTTACATTGATGGCGTTCCGGTAAACAATCTCGCGCCACATAAACGCGACATCGGAATGGTATTTCAAAACTACGCGCTGTTTCCTCACATGACGATTGCGGAGAACCTCGCTTTTCCTCTAAAAGTGCGCAAGCTCGATAATCAAACCATTCAAAATAAAGTACAGAGCGCACTGGACATGGTCGAGTTGGGGCACGTTGCCAGCCGTTATCCAAAGCAGTTATCTGGCGGGCAGCAACAACGTGTCGCGTTGGCGAGAGCGCTTGTGTTTGAACCAAAACTCGTCCTGATGGATGAGCCTTTGGGCGCGTTGGACAAGCAACTTCGTGAGCAAATGCAGATGGAGATTAAACACCTGCACGAAAAGCTCGGCATTACGATTTTGTATGTCACGCATGACCAAGATGAAGCGCTCACTATGTCTGACCGAATCGCAGTTTTTAATCAAGGCGAAGTGCAGCAACTTGCCCCGCCAACGGAACTGTATGAATCTCCGAGTAACGCGTTCGTCGCTCAGTTTATTGGTGAAAATAATCAGCTTTCTGGTGTGGTAAAAGAGTGGCAATCAGAGCGATGCCAAGTCCAGGTCGGCCCCGCTCACTTCGTTGCCAAACCGGTTCGAGTGACCCAAAACGGCGAGCACACCACCTTGTCTATTCGACCAGAGAAAATTTCCATCCAACCTGATGACGAATCGTGTGATAACCAAATTGAAGGCGTGCTGCGTGAGCTAATTTATCACGGAGATCATTATCGTCTAGTGGTCGACGTTGAACTGGTTGGTCAGTTTGTTGTGAAAGTGCCGAACGACAACCGAACGCATCTGAACCTTATTCCGGGAACGGTTTGTCGAATTGGGTGGCAAAGTACAGATTGCCATGCGCTAGATGCGATTCAACCAGAAACCGAAGAGGTGGCGGCATGA
- a CDS encoding ABC transporter permease → MSRELTSLDSVLEIERHVNHQKSDLRAQLQKAERNKNLRSIMLTLPLVCFILLTFAFPILEMLYRSVDNRDIPQAMPKTIQALAHWDYQGLPDSEVVEAFSVELLALYETKALPKIANRMNIEVSGMRSLMMKTGRKLSRLEVLPTSIKELSRLDKRWADAKHWVAFKNLSGAITVNHYLAALDMQVNEMGEIEAQPEKRQIYVDLFFKTFWMSILITVICLLMAYPVAYLLANLPDKRANLLLIVVLLPFWTSLLVRTTSWIVLLQNQGVINDLLMWSGLTSERIQMIHNTFGTVVSMVHILLPFMILPLYSVMKGISPTYFRAARSLGASPLVAFVKVYMPLTLPGIGAGALLTFILSIGFYITPALVGGRSGQMISNMIAYHMQTSLNWGMAGALGGLLLFVVLALFYVFNRVVGINNIKVGG, encoded by the coding sequence ATGAGTCGAGAGCTAACCTCGTTAGATTCGGTGCTGGAAATCGAACGACATGTGAATCACCAAAAGAGCGATCTCAGAGCCCAACTACAAAAAGCGGAGCGCAATAAAAACCTACGCTCAATCATGCTGACGTTGCCGTTGGTATGCTTTATTTTGCTCACATTTGCGTTTCCTATTTTAGAAATGCTTTATCGCAGTGTCGACAACCGAGATATTCCGCAGGCCATGCCGAAAACAATCCAAGCGTTAGCGCATTGGGATTATCAAGGATTGCCAGATTCCGAAGTGGTAGAAGCATTTTCGGTTGAGCTGCTGGCACTGTATGAGACCAAAGCCCTGCCTAAAATCGCCAATCGCATGAACATAGAAGTCTCTGGCATGCGCAGTTTGATGATGAAAACGGGACGAAAATTGTCTCGTTTAGAAGTGCTTCCTACGTCAATAAAAGAACTGAGTAGGCTTGATAAACGCTGGGCGGATGCAAAACACTGGGTTGCTTTTAAGAACCTGAGCGGTGCGATAACCGTCAACCATTACCTTGCGGCATTGGATATGCAGGTGAACGAAATGGGCGAGATTGAAGCGCAACCAGAAAAACGGCAGATCTACGTTGACCTTTTCTTTAAAACCTTTTGGATGTCGATCTTAATTACCGTGATTTGTTTGTTGATGGCTTATCCCGTGGCGTATCTGTTAGCAAACTTGCCAGACAAACGCGCCAACTTGCTGTTGATTGTGGTGCTACTGCCTTTTTGGACATCACTATTGGTTCGTACGACCTCTTGGATTGTGTTGTTGCAAAATCAGGGGGTGATTAATGATTTACTGATGTGGTCTGGTTTAACGTCTGAGCGAATTCAGATGATACACAATACCTTTGGTACGGTTGTTTCTATGGTACACATCTTATTGCCTTTTATGATTCTGCCGCTCTACAGTGTAATGAAAGGCATCAGTCCAACGTATTTCCGCGCCGCTCGTTCCTTAGGGGCGTCCCCTCTTGTTGCATTCGTCAAAGTCTACATGCCGCTTACTTTACCGGGTATTGGCGCTGGAGCGTTGCTCACGTTCATTCTTTCGATTGGTTTTTACATTACGCCGGCACTCGTGGGAGGAAGGAGTGGGCAAATGATCTCCAATATGATTGCGTACCACATGCAAACCTCGCTCAACTGGGGAATGGCGGGGGCGTTAGGTGGGCTGCTTTTGTTTGTCGTGCTCGCGCTGTTTTATGTGTTTAACCGTGTGGTTGGCATAAATAACATTAAGGTAGGAGGATAA